Genomic segment of Arthrobacter antioxidans:
CGACGACTTCGTGCGGACGCGCCTCACCCACTCGCTGGAGGTCGCCCAGGTGGGCCGCGAACTCGGCAGGACCCTCGGCTGCGACCCGGACATCGTGGACACCGCGTGCCTGGCCCACGATCTGGGGCACCCGCCCTTCGGTCACAACGGCGAGTCCGCCCTCAACGACCTCGCCCACGGGATCGGCGGGTTCGAGGGCAACGCCCAGACCCTGCGGCTCCTCACGCGGCTGGAGCCGAAGGTCCTCGCCCCGGGCGGCGGGCCCGCAGGGCTGAACCTCACGCGGGCCAGCCTCGACGCCGCCTGCAAGTACCCGTGGACGGCGTCGGCAGCGCCCGTCATCAGCGGTCAGCGCACCACGAAGTTCGGTGCGTACGACGACGACCTCCCGGTGTTCGCGTGGCTGCGCGACGGCGCGCCGGACGGGCGCTCGTGCCTCGAGGCGCAGGTGATGGACCTCGCGGACGACATCTCCTACTCCGTGCACGACGTCGAGGACGCGATCGTCGCCGGGCACCTGCAGCTGAAGTGGATGGACAGCGCCGACGCCCGTGCCCGCGTGGTGGGCTACACGCAGCAGTGGTACCTCCCGGGCAGCGACCCGGCCGCCGTCGACGCCGCCCTCTCCCGGCTGGAGAGGACGCCGGTGTGGGTGCGCGAGGCGGACGGCACGCGGCGGTCCATGGCGGCGCTCAAGAACATGACGAGCCAGCTGATCGGCCGGTTCTGCCTGAGCGCCATGCAGTCCACGCGGTCCATCTACGGACCCGATCCGCTGACGCGCTACAACGCGGAGATGGTGGTCCCGGAGGAGACGGTCATGGAGATCGCCGTCATGAAGGGCCTGGCCACCACGTACGTGATGACCACGGACCACCGCCAGCCCCTCTACGAACGCCAGCGGGAGATCCTCGCGTCCCTCGTGGCGCAGGTCCACGCCGACGGCGACCGGCACCTCGAACCGATGTTCGCCGCGGACTGGCGGGAGGCGGAGGACGACGACGCCCGCCTGCGCGTGGTCGTCGACCAGGTCGCCTCGCTCACCGACGTGTCGGCCCTCGGCCTCCACGAACGCATCGTCGGGCCCGTCCCGGCCCTCTGGTAGGCCGCTCCCGCGCCTGCCCGCCTCCGCCCGGAGGACGGTCGGAGAGTCGGTGGGGCGGGCCTAAACTGGGGGCATGGCCGGACTCATCAAACGCGAAGACATCGATGAGGTACGCCAGCGCACGGACATCAAGGAGGTCGTCGAGGCCTATGTCACGCTGAAGTCCGCGGGCATCGGCTCGTGGAAGGGCCTGTGCCCGTTCCACGACGAGCGGTCGCCGTCCTTCCACGTGCGGCCGCAGATGGGCTCGTACCACTGCTTCGGCTGCGGCGAGGGCGGGGACGTCATCAGCTTCGCGCAGAGGCTGGACCACACCTCCTTCAGCGAGACGGTGGAGAAGCTCGCCGCGCGGATCGGCTTCGAGCTGCACTACGAGGACGGCGGGACCGGGCCGCGCCGCGAGGACGTGGGCCGGCGGCAGCGGCTCCTGGACGCGCACAAGATCGCCGCCGAGTTCTTCCGCGACCAGCTCCTCACGCCGGGCGCCGGCACGGCCCGCCAGTTCCTGCAGGATCGCGGCTTCGACCGCGAGGCGGCCGCGCACTTCGGCGTCGGCTACGCACCCCAGGGCTGGGACGGCCTGCTCAACCACCTCACGGGGCGCGGCTTCACGCTCGACGAGCTGAAGCTCACGGGCATGTTCAGCGCCTCCTCGAGCAACGCCGGGCGCTTCTACGACCGGTTCCGGGGGCGCCTGATCTGGCCCATCCGCGACATCACCGGGGACACCGTGGGCTTCGGTGCGCGCAAGCTCTTCGAGGACGACCAGGGGCCCAAGTACCTCAACACCCCGGAGACCTCGCTCTACAAGAAGTCCCAGGTGCTGTACGGCATCGACCTCGCCAAACGGGACATCGCGAAGAACCGGCAGCTCGTGGTCGTCGAGGGGTACACGGATGTCATGGCCTGCCACCTGGCGGGCGTGGGCACCGCCGTCGCCACGTGCGGCACGGCGTTCGGCACGGACCACATCAAGATCGCCCGCCGGCTCCTGTCCGACGACGGCACCGGCGGCGAGGTGATCTTCACGTTCGACGGCGACGCCGCGGGCCAGAAGGCCGCGCTACGTGCGTTCGAGGAGGACCAGCGGTTCAACTCGCAGACCTATGTGGCCGTCGAGGCCTCCGGCGCGGATCCGTGCGAACTGCGCCAGACCCGGGGCGACGACGCCGTGCGGGAGCTCATCGCCGACCGTCGGCCGCTGTTCGAGTTCGCGATCAAGGCGTCGTTCGCCAACTTCGACCTCTCCTCCGGTGAGGGCCAGGTCAAGGCGCTGCGCCATGCAGCCCCGATCGTCGCGCAGATCCGCGACGTGTCGCTGCGGTCCACCTACACGAGGGAGCTCTCCCGCTGGCTCGGGATGCAGTACGTGGGGGAGGACCAGGTGGCACGGGCGGTGTCCGCGGCCGCGCGCCGGGACACCTCGTCCTCGGCCGGCGGGCGCCGGCAGGGGCAGCAGGCCCACCAGTCCCACCAGGGGGGCCAGTCCGGGAACGCGGCGTCCGGCGGTCCCGGTGCGGTGCCGTCGGAGGAGCCGTTCTTCGAGCGGCCGGACCCCCGGGACCCGATCGCCCGCATGGAGCGGGAGGCGCTCGAGGTGGTGCTGCAGCAGCCCACGCTCCTCACGGCGCCCCAGTGGGAGAGCTTCTCGACCATGCACTTCGCCGTCCCGGTCTACGAGGCGCTCCACAACGCCGTCCTCGCCGCGGGCGCGGCCGGTACGGAGCTGTCGCGCTGGGTGGAGTCGGTGCGCGACGGCGTGCCGGACGTGCTGCGCCCCCTCGTGAGCGAACTGGCGGTCCGGCCGCTCCCGGCCAAGGACGCCGACGCCATGGTGAGCTACTGCCGGGACATCCTGAACCGGCTCACCGAGCTGCGGATCACGCAGCAGAAGGCGGAGAAGCTCGGGCAGCTCCAGCGCATGGATCCCGCGGCCGATCCGGCCCTCTACAACCAGCTGCAGAGGGACCTGATGGAGCTCGAGATGCAGCGGCGGCAGCTCCGCGAGGAGTGAGCCCGGGCCGATTTCACTTCGCTGCCCGGGGTATGTAAAGTAGAGACCGCGCTTTCCTCCGTAGCTCAATTGGCAGAGCATTCGACTGTTAATCGAAGGGTTACTGGTTCAAGTCCAGTCGGAGGAGCAACGAAGGGCCGGTGGCCAGGGTCGAGACCCGGGCCGCCGGCCCTTTTCCTTTGCCCGGGTGCAGCAGGACCGCTTCCGGAAACCTGTCAGGGGGCAGGCGTAGGCTTCGGCCATGAACACTGAAGGTACTGACGGCAAGCTCATCCTGGTCACCGGGGCCACGGGGTACATCGGCGGTCGGCTCGTGACGAAGCTGGTCGCCGAGGGCCGCCGGGTCCGCGTCATCGTCCGGTCCCCCCAGAAGCTCAAGGACGTCCCCTGGGCGGGATCCGTCGAGATCGTGGAGGGCGACCTGCAGGACCGCGAGGTCATGCGCACGGTCACCCGGGGCGTCGACACGCTCTACTACCTCGTCCACTCCATGGGGTCCGGACGGAACTTCGACCAGCGCGAGGCGGACATCGCCACCACGGTCTCCGAGGCCGCCACCGCCGCGGGGGTGCGCCGCATCGTGTACCTGGGCGGCCTCCACCCCGAGGGCGTGGAGCTGTCCACCCACATGCGCTCACGCACGCAGGTCGGCACGATCCTCCTCGAATCCGGGACGCCGACGATCGCCTTCCAGGCCGGCGTGGTCATCGGGTCGGGATCGGCGTCGTTCGAGATGATCCGCCACCTGTCCGACGTCCTCCCCGTCATGCCCGCGCCCAAATGGGTCCTGAACCACATCGAGCCGATCGCGGTCCGCGACGTCATCCACTACCTCATCGGGGCGCTCGACCTCCCCGAGGGCCTGAACCGGACGTTCGACCTGGGGTCCCGCGAGGTACTCACCTACGCCGAGATGATGAACCAGTACGCCGAGGCCGCCGGGCTGCCGCGCCGCAAGATCCTCGCGCTGCCGGTCCTGACGCCGCGCCTGGCCGGGCACTGGGTCAATCTCGTCACTCCCATCCCGCGGGCGATGGCCATGCCGCTCATCGAATCCCTGCAGCACGACGCCGTCACCGCCGAACACGACATCGACCCGTACATCGCCGTGCCCGAGGGCGGGCTCACGGGCTACCGTCGGGCGGTGGACCTGGCACTCGGCAAGATGCGCGGGGGAGAGGTGGAGACGAGCTGGGCCGGTGCCACGCAGGTGGACGCCGAGGCCGACCCGCTCCCCTCGGATCCGCAGTGGGCCGGCCATACGGTCTTCACCGACGTCCAGACCTACAGCTCGAGCGCCTCTCCGGAGAAGCTGTGGACCGTGGTCGAGGGGATCGGCGGCGAGAACGGCTGGTACTCGTGGCCCGTGGGCTGGGCGGCCCGCGGCTGGATGGACAAGCTCGCCGGCGGCGTGGGCCTCCGGCGTGGACGGCGGGACGCCAAGGAGCTCCTCACGGGCGAGGCCCTGGACTTCTGGCGGGTGGAGGAGATCGTCCGCGGCAAGCGCCTGAGGCTCCGCGCGGAGATGAAGGTGCCCGGCAGGGCGTGGCTCGAGTTCAGGGTGGAGCCGGACGGCTCCGGCAGTTCCCTCTACCAGCGGGCGGTCTTCTTCCCGCAGGGGCTCTCCGGGCGGCTGTACTGGCTGGCCGTGCTGCCCTTCCACGGTTTCATCTTCAAGTCGATGGCACGCAACATCGCGACGACGGCGGAAGGCCTGCCCTCGGAATCAGGGTCGGCGTCCGAGACCACGGCGGCCTGAGGCGGGTCCCCTGCAGTGGCGCGCGCTGACGCCGCGCTACTGCAGGGCGGGGACGGTCCTCGGCCGGACGACCGCCCAGAGGAACACCACGCCCAGGGCGATGCACGCGGCCATCACGACGGCCATGGGGGTGGCGGATTCGATGCCCTCACCCAGCAGGCCGACGAGCGGCGAGATCAGGCCCGCCGTCCCGAAGGTCACCGCACCCAGGAGGGACGCCGCCGTGCCGGCCTGCGCTCCGTTGTTGATGAGTGCCAGGACCTGGACGCACGGGAAGACGAAGCCCGTGGCCATGATGTAGAACCACAGCGGCACGGCCGTACCCCAGAAGCCGAAGCCCAGCTGGTCGAAGGCGATGATGAGGATCGCCATGGTCAGCTGGACGATCGTCGCCGTCGCGATGACCCACTGCGGGCCCACGCGCCGGAGGACGCGCGCACTGATCTGCACGCCGGCGACGATGCCGAGCGAGTTGACGGCGAACAGCAGCCCGTACTGCTGCTCGTTCAGCCCGTAGGGGCCCTGGAACAGGAAGGGCGAGGCCGAGAGGTAGGAGAACAGCCCGGAGAAGTTCATGCCGCCGACCAGCAGGATGCCGATGAAGATGCGGTCGCTCAGGACCGTCCGGTAGCGCTGGGCCACGGTGAGGCCGGACCGGCGGCGGTTCTCCCGGGGGAGGGTCTCGATGATGAACAGCGAGACAGCGGTGATGACCAGCACGCCGTAGCCGGCGAGGAACCAGAAGATGCCGGGCCAGGGGAAGAGCAGCAGCAGTTGGGAGCCGATCACCGGGGCGAAGATGGGCGCCATGCCGTTGACGAGCGCCATGTAGGACAGCATGCGGACGAGGGTGTAGCCGCCGAAGAGGTCGCGCACCATGGCCATCGCGACCACCCCGCCGCCCGCGGCTCCCATGCCCTGGAGGACGCGGAACAGCATGAGCGTGTTGATGTCCTCGGAGGACGCTGCGCCGATGGAGGCACCGACGTGCAGCGTGGTCGCGAAGATCAGGGGCAGGCGACGGCCGATCTTGTCGCTGAGCGGTCCCACGAGGAGCTGTCCGCCCGCGAAGCCGATGATCGTTCCCGTCAGCGTCAGCTGGATGGCTGCCTCGGAGACCCCGAGGTCCGACCGCAGGGCCGGGAAGGCGGGCAGGTACAGGTCGATCGTGAACGGCCCGAGGGCGGTCAGGGTGCCGAGGATGACCACGTAGATGATCTTCTCGCGGCGGGAGAGGGCGTCGCCGGGATGGGTGGTGGTGCTCACGCTGGTGCTCAAGATGCTGCCTAACGGAAAACGGTGGTGCGGCCGGGGTTCTGATCGGTGGAGCAGGGGATGCATCGACTGCGGCGGCGGCCCGGCGACGACGGCGGAGCGGCTCGCGACGTGCAGCAGGTCGTCCACGGTGGGACGATTTGGTTGCTGCGGCGAATCAACGGTGTTCCTATCGTACGACCCCCGTCAACCCTCGCACCGTCCCGGGTCGCGGCCCGGGCGGCGGATGCGCTGCTAAGCAGGCTTCGGATTGACGTAGGGTGTTGAAGGGCCGAACGAGCAGGGAGAACCAAGCATGAGCGAGCACGACGTCGATACGGAGACCACGGAGCCGCCGCGGCATCTCGCACGGGTCATCGGCATCACGATGGCCGCCGCCGTCGGGGGCCTCCTGTTCGGGTTCGACACGGCCGTCATCAACGGTGCGGTCGATTCGATCCAGGCCGACTTCGGGTTGAGCGCGAGCGTCCTCGGGTTCACCGTCGCCATCACGCTGCTCGGCTGTGCCGCGGGCGCCTGGTTCGCCGGGGGGCTCGCCGACCGCTGGGGGCGCAAGAAGGTGATGATCGCGGCAGCCTTCCTGTTCACGATCAACTCCGTCGGATCGGCCTTCGCCGTCTCCGAGTGGGACCTCATGGCCTGGCGCCTCGTCGGAGGTCTGGCGATCGGTATCGCCTCCGTCATCGTCCCCGGGTACATCGCCGAGATCGCGCCGTCGAAATGGCGCGGGGGACTGGCTTCGGTGCAGCAGCTCGCCATCACGATTGGCATCTTCGTCGCACTCCTCTCCGACGCCTCGTTCGCCAGTGCCGCCGGCGGCGCCGGGAACGAGTTCTGGTGGGGCCTGTCCGCCTGGCGCTGGATGCTCCTGGTCGGTGTGCTCCCCGCCGTCGTCTACGGCGTCCTCGCGCTGATCATCCCCGAGTCGCCGCAGTTCCTCATCCGTGCCGACCGGGACAAGGACGCCGCCCGCATCCTGTCGCGCGTCTCTGGTGTCAGGGACACCGAGGGCAAGATCCGCCAGATCCGGGAGAGCTTCGAGCGCGAGGACCGTGCGAGCTACCGGGACCTGCGTGGTCCCGCGCTGGGGCTGCAGCCCATCCTGTGGGTCGGCATGGCCATCGCGGCGCTCCAGCAGCTCGTCGGCATCAACGCGATCTTCTACTACTCCACGACGCTGTGGAAGTCGGTGGGCTTCAGCGAGAGCGACTCCTTCACGACGTCGGTGATCACCTCGATCATCAACGTCACCATGACGTTCGTCGCCATCTTCTTCGTCGACCGCATCGGGCGCCGCAAGCTGCTGCTCGCCGGATCCATCGGCATGACGGTCGGACTGCTCGCGGCGACCCTCGCGTTCCTCCAGGCGGAGGGCACCGGCGAGGACGTCGCACTGCCCGGGGTCTGGGGCCCGGTCGCCCTCGTGGGCGCGAACCTCTTCGTCATCTTCTTCGCCGCCACCTGGGGCCCGGTCATGTGGGTCACGCTCGGCGAGATGTTCCCCAACCGCATCCGTTCGATCGCCCTCGGCGTCGCGACGATGGTCAACTGGGTCTTCAACTTCATCGTCACCCTCACCTTCCCGTGGGTCAGCGCCAACCTCGGCCTGTGGGTCATGTACGCGGCCTTCACGGTCTTCGCCGTCGTGTCCTTCGTGTTCGTCAGGACCAGGCTCCCCGAGTTCGCGGGCAAGGACCTCGAGGACAACGCCGAGCTCGCGTCGGCACGATGACGGGCGCCGGGGAATGCAGGGCGGGCGGCGGTACCGCATGGGGGCGCATCGTGCTCCCGGCGACGCCGGGACCGGCGGGCGGCTGACGTGCCCGGGCCCGATGGTAATTTTGGTTCAGCGAATGTCCAGCAAGACACACACGAATGGAGGCAGGGCCTATGAACAGCTCGGCTAGTACGCGCGGCAAGCGGTCCACAGGCTCACTCTCGCTCTACGGACTGGTCAGGCTGCTTGCGCGCCTGACGCCGAAGCAGGTCAGCGACGAGGTCTCGATCGCCCTCGAGCAGATGAAGCGGAAGGGCACGAAGGCCGGCATCGCTGCCGCCTTCCTCGTCGTCGCCCTGGTCTTCATGCTGTTCTTCGCCGTCGCGCTCGTCGTCGCGGCCATCATGGGCCTCGCGGAGATCATGCCCGCCTGGCTGGCAGCCCTGCTGGTGGCGCTGATCTTCCTCGTCATCGGCGGCATCCTCGCGCTGATCGGGGTCTCCCGCCTCAAGAAGCAGCTCCCGCTGGTGCCCGAGGACGCGATCCGCGGCATCCGCTACGACCTCGGCGTGCTCAAGGAGGGCCGCAGCTTCGACCCGGCCACCCTGGACATCAAGAAGCCCAAGGAGGAGAAGAAGCCCAAGGACGCCGACAAGGACACCCAGCCGAAGGAGCCCACGCCCTCCTACGAGGAGCTGCGCGGCCGCACCGGCGAGCGCCGGATGCACATCGCCGACGCCCGCGATTCCCTCGGTGCGCGCGTGGACGTCAAGGCACGCGTCGACAAGGCTCGGCACCGCTCGCCCCAGGGCGCGCAGACGGTCGGCAGCCCGACCGCCGGCGACAGGACCGCGGCAGTCGCCGTCCGGCGCGACGTCCCCCTCAACACGAGCCTGGCCGACCGCTGGAAGCCGCTGAGTGTCCTCGCCGCGTCCGTCGCGGCGATGCTCGTCATGCTGCGCCGCCTCCTCAGCAAGTAACAGCGAGTCCGACCGACCGACGGCCGGTCCGCCGATCCCCGCCCGCGAGCGGGGGACGGGGGGCCGGCCGTCTGCCTGCATAATGGGACGGGGAGGCACGGGTGATGAGACTGATCGGGGCTGGAGGACGGCCGGGTGGCGATGCCACGGTACTGACGACGGCCTGGACCCTGCCCAACCTCGTCACCATCGTCCGGTTCCTCGGCGTCCCGCTGTTCGTGTGGTTCATCACGCAGCAACGCTACGGCGCGGCCGTGATCACGCTCGTGGTGATCGGTTCGACCGACTGGGTCGACGGGTACCTCGCCCGGCGGCTCAACCAGGTGTCCGTCGTCGGGAAGTGGCTCGACCCGGTCGCCGACCGCACCGCCCTGATCGTGGTGGCGGTGACCTTCGTCGTCGACGGTATCGCCCCCGCCTGGCTCGTCTGGACCATCGTCATCCCGGACCTCATCCTCATCATCAACGCACTCGTCCTCTTCCGCGGGCCGCTGCACCTCCCCGTCATCACGGTCGGGAAGATCCGGACCGCGCTGCTGCTGGTCGGAGCGCCGCTGCTCCTGCTGCACGAGGTCGAGGGCTTCGAGCAGGACTGGATCTCCGGTCTCGCCCAGGTCCTGCTCGCCGCGGGGTGCGTCCTGCACCTCGTCGCGTTCGTGGCCTACTTCATGGCAGCACACCGCAAGTACCGGCTGGAGCGGGCCGAGCAGCAGTCGTGCCCGCCCTAGCCATCGCGCTCGCGCTGCTCGGCGCGGTCTTCCTCGCGTTCGGAGCGCAGCGCCAGGGCAGCGCCGTCCGGGCGAACACGGGCGGACTGAACCTCAGCTCGTCAGGCTTCACCCGCCTCCTCACCAACCCGCGCTGGCTGTTCGGGCTCCTCCTGCTCGTCACGGGGACAGCGCTGAACGTGATCGCCCTGTCGCTCGCCAGCCTGACGGTGGTGCAGCCCATCGGGGCCATCGCGCTCGTCATCACCACGATCGTCAACTCCCGGGACCAGGGCATCCGCCTCAACCGCCCCACCGTCGCCGCGATCACCGCGTGCGTGGCGGGCAGCGCCCTCTTCGTCGTCCTCGCCGTGAACGTCACCCGCGAGAACCACGCGATCGAGCCGGCCCAGGAACTGTCGGTGGTGCTCCTGCTGGCGGCCGCGGTCCTGCTGTTCGGTTCCCTGGCCGTGGTGGGCCGCCACCGCCTCAACGCCTTCGCCTACATCCTGGGGGCCGGCGTCCTCTTCGGGTTCGTCGCCGTCCTGACCAAGATCGTGGCGGGCCACCTGCTCGAGCCGAACGGCCGGTTCCTGCTCAATGTCCCGATCACCACCCTGCTGGCCCTCGCCGCCGCCGTGGCACTGGGAATCTGGTTCGTGCAGAGCGCCTACGCGACGGGCCCGCCCGACCTCGTCATCGCAGGCCTCACCGTGATCGACCCGATCGTCGGCATCGCCGTGGGCATCACCATCCTCGACGAACTCCAGCCCGATGTCCGGACGGTGACCGCGTTGGGCATGGGCGCGGCAGCCCTCGTTGCTATTGTTGGGGTCGTTGCCCTGGCCCGACACCACCCCGACGTCGTGAAGCGGCAGCGCTGATCCGCCC
This window contains:
- a CDS encoding SDR family oxidoreductase, whose translation is MNTEGTDGKLILVTGATGYIGGRLVTKLVAEGRRVRVIVRSPQKLKDVPWAGSVEIVEGDLQDREVMRTVTRGVDTLYYLVHSMGSGRNFDQREADIATTVSEAATAAGVRRIVYLGGLHPEGVELSTHMRSRTQVGTILLESGTPTIAFQAGVVIGSGSASFEMIRHLSDVLPVMPAPKWVLNHIEPIAVRDVIHYLIGALDLPEGLNRTFDLGSREVLTYAEMMNQYAEAAGLPRRKILALPVLTPRLAGHWVNLVTPIPRAMAMPLIESLQHDAVTAEHDIDPYIAVPEGGLTGYRRAVDLALGKMRGGEVETSWAGATQVDAEADPLPSDPQWAGHTVFTDVQTYSSSASPEKLWTVVEGIGGENGWYSWPVGWAARGWMDKLAGGVGLRRGRRDAKELLTGEALDFWRVEEIVRGKRLRLRAEMKVPGRAWLEFRVEPDGSGSSLYQRAVFFPQGLSGRLYWLAVLPFHGFIFKSMARNIATTAEGLPSESGSASETTAA
- a CDS encoding multidrug effflux MFS transporter, producing MSTTTHPGDALSRREKIIYVVILGTLTALGPFTIDLYLPAFPALRSDLGVSEAAIQLTLTGTIIGFAGGQLLVGPLSDKIGRRLPLIFATTLHVGASIGAASSEDINTLMLFRVLQGMGAAGGGVVAMAMVRDLFGGYTLVRMLSYMALVNGMAPIFAPVIGSQLLLLFPWPGIFWFLAGYGVLVITAVSLFIIETLPRENRRRSGLTVAQRYRTVLSDRIFIGILLVGGMNFSGLFSYLSASPFLFQGPYGLNEQQYGLLFAVNSLGIVAGVQISARVLRRVGPQWVIATATIVQLTMAILIIAFDQLGFGFWGTAVPLWFYIMATGFVFPCVQVLALINNGAQAGTAASLLGAVTFGTAGLISPLVGLLGEGIESATPMAVVMAACIALGVVFLWAVVRPRTVPALQ
- a CDS encoding CDP-alcohol phosphatidyltransferase family protein, which encodes MRLIGAGGRPGGDATVLTTAWTLPNLVTIVRFLGVPLFVWFITQQRYGAAVITLVVIGSTDWVDGYLARRLNQVSVVGKWLDPVADRTALIVVAVTFVVDGIAPAWLVWTIVIPDLILIINALVLFRGPLHLPVITVGKIRTALLLVGAPLLLLHEVEGFEQDWISGLAQVLLAAGCVLHLVAFVAYFMAAHRKYRLERAEQQSCPP
- a CDS encoding phage holin family protein codes for the protein MNSSASTRGKRSTGSLSLYGLVRLLARLTPKQVSDEVSIALEQMKRKGTKAGIAAAFLVVALVFMLFFAVALVVAAIMGLAEIMPAWLAALLVALIFLVIGGILALIGVSRLKKQLPLVPEDAIRGIRYDLGVLKEGRSFDPATLDIKKPKEEKKPKDADKDTQPKEPTPSYEELRGRTGERRMHIADARDSLGARVDVKARVDKARHRSPQGAQTVGSPTAGDRTAAVAVRRDVPLNTSLADRWKPLSVLAASVAAMLVMLRRLLSK
- a CDS encoding deoxyguanosinetriphosphate triphosphohydrolase, whose product is MSFRDPSVPPGYSAGDTERWVEEPPKSSHRTDFERDRARVLHSSALRRLGAKTQVVAPDTDDFVRTRLTHSLEVAQVGRELGRTLGCDPDIVDTACLAHDLGHPPFGHNGESALNDLAHGIGGFEGNAQTLRLLTRLEPKVLAPGGGPAGLNLTRASLDAACKYPWTASAAPVISGQRTTKFGAYDDDLPVFAWLRDGAPDGRSCLEAQVMDLADDISYSVHDVEDAIVAGHLQLKWMDSADARARVVGYTQQWYLPGSDPAAVDAALSRLERTPVWVREADGTRRSMAALKNMTSQLIGRFCLSAMQSTRSIYGPDPLTRYNAEMVVPEETVMEIAVMKGLATTYVMTTDHRQPLYERQREILASLVAQVHADGDRHLEPMFAADWREAEDDDARLRVVVDQVASLTDVSALGLHERIVGPVPALW
- a CDS encoding DMT family transporter, whose amino-acid sequence is MPALAIALALLGAVFLAFGAQRQGSAVRANTGGLNLSSSGFTRLLTNPRWLFGLLLLVTGTALNVIALSLASLTVVQPIGAIALVITTIVNSRDQGIRLNRPTVAAITACVAGSALFVVLAVNVTRENHAIEPAQELSVVLLLAAAVLLFGSLAVVGRHRLNAFAYILGAGVLFGFVAVLTKIVAGHLLEPNGRFLLNVPITTLLALAAAVALGIWFVQSAYATGPPDLVIAGLTVIDPIVGIAVGITILDELQPDVRTVTALGMGAAALVAIVGVVALARHHPDVVKRQR
- the dnaG gene encoding DNA primase; translated protein: MAGLIKREDIDEVRQRTDIKEVVEAYVTLKSAGIGSWKGLCPFHDERSPSFHVRPQMGSYHCFGCGEGGDVISFAQRLDHTSFSETVEKLAARIGFELHYEDGGTGPRREDVGRRQRLLDAHKIAAEFFRDQLLTPGAGTARQFLQDRGFDREAAAHFGVGYAPQGWDGLLNHLTGRGFTLDELKLTGMFSASSSNAGRFYDRFRGRLIWPIRDITGDTVGFGARKLFEDDQGPKYLNTPETSLYKKSQVLYGIDLAKRDIAKNRQLVVVEGYTDVMACHLAGVGTAVATCGTAFGTDHIKIARRLLSDDGTGGEVIFTFDGDAAGQKAALRAFEEDQRFNSQTYVAVEASGADPCELRQTRGDDAVRELIADRRPLFEFAIKASFANFDLSSGEGQVKALRHAAPIVAQIRDVSLRSTYTRELSRWLGMQYVGEDQVARAVSAAARRDTSSSAGGRRQGQQAHQSHQGGQSGNAASGGPGAVPSEEPFFERPDPRDPIARMEREALEVVLQQPTLLTAPQWESFSTMHFAVPVYEALHNAVLAAGAAGTELSRWVESVRDGVPDVLRPLVSELAVRPLPAKDADAMVSYCRDILNRLTELRITQQKAEKLGQLQRMDPAADPALYNQLQRDLMELEMQRRQLREE
- a CDS encoding sugar porter family MFS transporter; amino-acid sequence: MSEHDVDTETTEPPRHLARVIGITMAAAVGGLLFGFDTAVINGAVDSIQADFGLSASVLGFTVAITLLGCAAGAWFAGGLADRWGRKKVMIAAAFLFTINSVGSAFAVSEWDLMAWRLVGGLAIGIASVIVPGYIAEIAPSKWRGGLASVQQLAITIGIFVALLSDASFASAAGGAGNEFWWGLSAWRWMLLVGVLPAVVYGVLALIIPESPQFLIRADRDKDAARILSRVSGVRDTEGKIRQIRESFEREDRASYRDLRGPALGLQPILWVGMAIAALQQLVGINAIFYYSTTLWKSVGFSESDSFTTSVITSIINVTMTFVAIFFVDRIGRRKLLLAGSIGMTVGLLAATLAFLQAEGTGEDVALPGVWGPVALVGANLFVIFFAATWGPVMWVTLGEMFPNRIRSIALGVATMVNWVFNFIVTLTFPWVSANLGLWVMYAAFTVFAVVSFVFVRTRLPEFAGKDLEDNAELASAR